A window of the Cannabis sativa cultivar Pink pepper isolate KNU-18-1 chromosome X, ASM2916894v1, whole genome shotgun sequence genome harbors these coding sequences:
- the LOC115714765 gene encoding uncharacterized protein At2g29880-like produces MASESVEIDDACLWGSTIEKIFIDIMVDEVNKGNMKNGQFSSNLWKKILEDLQCKSKRNYSMKQVKQKFNRLRTKYREFNELRKHTGFGWDGPTQTVVAPDEIWENYLRAHPKAAIYRKKGCDHYVLLELIFSKSTASGKFHRSAALGPPNTDDEKEIENDSERIGLNDIDDSASFMGTRLVDEVFRSEAKTSVTSTERKAKRQRSEQMSAAIAAWTEVAKVRVETTLAKAEKNKNAIEGGSGNDEFSVTKCMQVLEGIEGVSDDVYMKAVEKTNQMDDSSSSSSSDSDFDDFTDFLMFYFLNDYNETFNEKVPQRTSVLSEKLH; encoded by the exons ATGGCCAGTGAAAGTGTAGAGATTGATGATGCTTGTTTATGGGGATCAACTATAGAAaagatttttatagatattatgGTTGATGAAGTGAATAAAGGGAATATGAAAAATGGTCAATTTAGCTCAAATTTATGGAAGAAAATTCTTGAGGACTTGCAATGCAAAAGTAAGCGGAATTACTCAATGAAACAAGTTAAGCAAAAGTTTAATAGGTTACGTACTAAGTATCGCGAATTTAATGAGCTACGAAAACACACCGGATTTGGATGGGATGGTCCAACACAAACTGTGGTTGCTCCAGATGAAATATGGGAGAATTATTTGAGG gcACACCCAAAGGCGGCAATCTATCGCAAGAAAGGATGTGATCATTATGTATTGTTGGAACTAATTTTTAGTAAGTCTACTGCTAGTGGTAAATTCCATCGGTCTGCTGCTTTAGGTCCACCAAACACCGATGatgaaaaagaaattgaaaatgaCTCTGAGCGCATAGGCCTGAATGACATTGATGATAGTGCTAGTTTTATGGGCACTCGGCTTGTTGATGAAGTTTTTAGAAGTGAAGCAAAAACTTCTGTAACAAGTACAGAGCGAAAAGCTAAAAGACAAAGATCAGAACAAATGAGTGCTGCAATTGCTGCTTGGACGGAAGTAGCTAAAGTAAGAGTTGAGACAACTTTAGCTAAagctgaaaaaaataaaaatgcaatTGAAGGGGGAAGTGGAAATGATGAATTTTCTGTCACAAAATGTATGCAAGTACTTGAAGGAATAGagggagttagtgatgatgtcTACATGAAAGCTGTGGAGAA GACCAATCAAATGGATGACTCTagctcatcttcttcttcagatAGCGATTTTGATGACTTCACAGATTTCTTAatgttttactttttaaatgatTACAATGAGACATTTAATGAAAAAGTGCCTCAAAGAACATCTGTGTTAAGTG AAAAATTACATTAA
- the LOC133032683 gene encoding protein ALP1-like encodes MAIFLIIVGQNMGMRFVADRFQHSLETIDRHFHSTLKAICKLGKDIIRPTQTPLPSRIINSSKYYPWFQNCIGAIDGTHVSACVPQDKQVSYRGRKGVVTQNVLCACNFDMFFTFVSAGWEGTANDSRIFIDAITKPEYKFPLPKEGEYYVVDSGFPCTKGFLPPYRGERYHLQEYNNGGNRPRGKKELFNYRHSSLRNVIERCFGVLKARFPILKMMPRYKLSRQTLIVIACCTLHNFIRQRTHHDHMFREWEEKEFEEEDNTERASTSVSRSEVNLSDESAAAMARSRDRIAQAMWSAYTNRN; translated from the exons ATGGCTATCTTTCTTATAATTGTTGGGCAAAATATGGGCATGAGATTTGTAGCTGACCGATTTCAACATTCACTTGAAACTATTGATAGGCACTTCCATTCAACATTGAAGGCAATATGTAAATTAGGGAAGGATATCATTCGCCCAACTCAAACTCCTCTTCCTTCACGTATTATCAATTCCTCAAAATATTATCCATGGTTTCAG AATTGTATTGGTGCAATTGATGGAACTCATGTGAGTGCATGTGTCCCTCAAGATAAGCAAGTCAGCTATAGAGGTCGGAAAGGTGTAGTAACACAAAATGTCTTGTGTGCTTGTAATTTTGACATGTTTTTTACTTTTGTATCTGCCGGTTGGGAAGGTACCGCAAATGATTCCAGGATATTTATAGATGCAATTACAAAACCAGAATATAAATTTCCATTGCCCAAAGAAG GTGAATATTACGTTGTGGATTCTGGATTCCCATGTACAAAAGGTTTTCTTCCACCATATCGTGGCGAAAGATATCACTTGCAAGAATATAATAATGGAGGTAATCGACCACGTGGTAAGAAGGAACTGTTCAATTATAGGCATTCTTCATTAAGGAATGTGATTGAACGATGTTTTGGTGTGTTGAAAGCACGTTTTCCTATACTGAAGATGATGCCACGTTACAAATTGAGTCGACAAACTTTGATAGTTATTGCTTGTTGCACTCTTCATAATTTTATTCGTCAACGAACACATCATGATCATATGTttagagaatgggaagaaaaaGAATTTGAGGAAGAAGACAACACAGAAAGAGCTAGCACCAGTGTATCAAGATCTGAAGTGAATTTATCAGATGAATCTGCTGCAGCTATGGCACGCAGTCGGGATCGTATTGCTCAAGCTATGTGGAGTGCTTATACAAACAGGAATTAG
- the LOC115710240 gene encoding thioredoxin-like protein HCF164, chloroplastic isoform X2, translated as MARVATNPIAFHRFQTCFPNSQSLVKTSVHFQTKTHKRHIVSCQTTPEPTEPQPSTVKLPVEPSSVSNESSSQATSSAQGSGFPEFPSKGLNKQIAVVSTLAAVGLFLSGRLDFGVSLKDIAATALPYEEALSNGKPTVVEFYADWCEVCRELAPDVYKVEQEYKDRVNFVVLNVDNTKWEQELDEFGVEGIPHFSFLDKEGNEEGNVVGRLPQKYLLENVEALARGEASVPHARVVGQYSSAEARKVHQVVDPRSHG; from the exons ATGGCTCGTGTGGCCACCAATCCCATAGCTTTTCATAGATTCCAAACCTGTTTTCCAAATTCCCAGTCCCTAGTAAAAACCTCTGTTCATTTCCAGACCAAGACCCACAAACGACACATCGTTTCATGTCAAACGACTCCTGAACCCACCGAACCCCAACCCTCCACTGTG AAGTTGCCTGTTGAGCCTAGCTCAGTAAGCAATGAGAGCAGTAGCCAAGCTACCAGTTCTGCCCAAGGTTCTGGCTTTCCAGAATTTCCAAGCAAAGGTCTCAACAAGCAAATAGCAGTGGTTTCTACTCTTGCAGCTGTGGGACTTTTCTTATCAGGCAGGCTGGATTTTGGTGTTTCTTTGAAGGACATAGCAGCTACTGCGTTACCTTATGAAGAG GCTCTTTCAAATGGGAAGCCTACTGTTGTGGAGTTCTATGCAGACTGGTGTGAAGTATGTCGCGAATTAGCACCAGATGTTTACAAAGTTGAGCAGGAGTACAA GGATCGGGTGAACTTTGTTGTGCttaatgttgacaacacaaaGTGGGAACAAGAGCTTGACGAGTTCGGTGTTGAGGGTATACCACACTTTTCATTCCTTGACAAAGAAGGAAATGAAGAAGGCAATGTAGTGGGAAGGCTTCCACAAAAATACCTGCTTGAGAATGTGGAAGCCCTTGCTCGAGGAGAAGCCTCGGTGCCCCATGCCCGAGTAGTTGGACAGTATTCAAGTGCTGAAGCCAGAAAGGTTCACCAAGTTGTTGATCCCAGAAGCCATGGGTAA
- the LOC115710240 gene encoding thioredoxin-like protein HCF164, chloroplastic isoform X1 translates to MARVATNPIAFHRFQTCFPNSQSLVKTSVHFQTKTHKRHIVSCQTTPEPTEPQPSTVKKLPVEPSSVSNESSSQATSSAQGSGFPEFPSKGLNKQIAVVSTLAAVGLFLSGRLDFGVSLKDIAATALPYEEALSNGKPTVVEFYADWCEVCRELAPDVYKVEQEYKDRVNFVVLNVDNTKWEQELDEFGVEGIPHFSFLDKEGNEEGNVVGRLPQKYLLENVEALARGEASVPHARVVGQYSSAEARKVHQVVDPRSHG, encoded by the exons ATGGCTCGTGTGGCCACCAATCCCATAGCTTTTCATAGATTCCAAACCTGTTTTCCAAATTCCCAGTCCCTAGTAAAAACCTCTGTTCATTTCCAGACCAAGACCCACAAACGACACATCGTTTCATGTCAAACGACTCCTGAACCCACCGAACCCCAACCCTCCACTGTG AAGAAGTTGCCTGTTGAGCCTAGCTCAGTAAGCAATGAGAGCAGTAGCCAAGCTACCAGTTCTGCCCAAGGTTCTGGCTTTCCAGAATTTCCAAGCAAAGGTCTCAACAAGCAAATAGCAGTGGTTTCTACTCTTGCAGCTGTGGGACTTTTCTTATCAGGCAGGCTGGATTTTGGTGTTTCTTTGAAGGACATAGCAGCTACTGCGTTACCTTATGAAGAG GCTCTTTCAAATGGGAAGCCTACTGTTGTGGAGTTCTATGCAGACTGGTGTGAAGTATGTCGCGAATTAGCACCAGATGTTTACAAAGTTGAGCAGGAGTACAA GGATCGGGTGAACTTTGTTGTGCttaatgttgacaacacaaaGTGGGAACAAGAGCTTGACGAGTTCGGTGTTGAGGGTATACCACACTTTTCATTCCTTGACAAAGAAGGAAATGAAGAAGGCAATGTAGTGGGAAGGCTTCCACAAAAATACCTGCTTGAGAATGTGGAAGCCCTTGCTCGAGGAGAAGCCTCGGTGCCCCATGCCCGAGTAGTTGGACAGTATTCAAGTGCTGAAGCCAGAAAGGTTCACCAAGTTGTTGATCCCAGAAGCCATGGGTAA